AAATCAGCAGGATTTAAAGTTGTTGAAACAAATAATAGTTCTGATGAAGAATTCTACTAGGAGAAATTATGAAAAAAAGAAAATTAACGCTATTTTTAACTAGTTCACTAACCGCATTATCAACGCTATTTTTTGCCGCAGCATGTGCATCAAAATCAGACCCAGGTAGAAAAGAAATTAATAAAAATAATAACCCATCAGGTGGAAATAAAGGTGATGGATCAAATGATAAACAACTAAATGAATTTAAGAGTAAATCATTTGAACAAGCATTTAATCTAAAAATTATTGACGAACTTACAAAAAAACCGAAAGATAAATCCGATGTTACAGCAGATACTATTAAAAATAAATATCGTGAAATAGTTCAAATTCAGGTAAAACCCGAATTTGCAAAAATTTTTGAAGCTAATGTAGAAAATGTATATGGTGAAAATGATAGAAATGCAACCGGAAAAATTAAATTTATAATTTCAATAACTAATAAAACAAATAATAAGGCAATTTATAAAACATATGAAGTTGGCGGATTCAAGACAACTGAAATGGGTATTTTAGATAATGGTCAATTACCTTCGAGAACTGAAAAACAAATCACAAGTTCTGACCTAGATAAATATATTAATTTAAATCAGCAACAAAGATATGATCAAGACAATAAAGCCTATGATGAACTTGTAAAACGCTCTTGAGAAAATAAATCAATAAATGAAATTAGACCAGATTTAAATTATTCTCAAAGTGCCGCAAATAAATTTAATGAATTGGCAAAAAAAGTTAACATCCCAACTTATGAATCAGCGGCATACAAGGGCTATACCTTACCAAAATTAAAAGAAAATGGTGAATTTGATGGTCTTACTTTGTATCCATGAGATAAATATGCCGCTACCCCGAACTTTATGTCTGATATAGATTATCTAGGTGGAAGAGATAGATATAAGTCTACTGGTTTAGCTCGTATGTTACCTAATGAAATGTACAAGAAAATTGCCCTTGAAACATTTAGTGTTGAATTCAATTGAAAAGATGAATTCACAAAAGAAATTGGCGAAATTGATGCTGATATAAAAAATATAAATGAATGAAAAGCATCAAAGAATAAACCAAAATTCGATGAATATATTCAACAATTTGTTGATAAAAAATTAGAAGAAATTAAAGAACTAAATGCTGAAAAAGAGCGAATGGTTCACCGAGCACACAACTTAGATAAACAGGCAACTGGCGAAAAGTATGACCGTCAAATAGCAGAAGTTCAAAAGAAAATAGATGAATTAAAGGCATTAGATTATGATAAAGCCTTAGAAATACTGAATAAAGAAAAAAATAATTATGAAATTGAAAGAAAAAAACCTTGGAATGAAAGAAAAAAATCTAGACGTTCATTTGGAACAATGTGAATAATGGATTATGTTTTACCAGAAAACGGCAAATATCCAACTAAATGATACTTTGGCACAAACTCACACGTTGCTAAATTAATGAAAGAACCTTCGTTAAATGCTATGAGTTTAACATTTATCAATAATAAAAATGTTGGGATAATGTCTAAGTTTAGAATTACAGGTATGGATAATAACTTCACTAGATTTAGTTGAGCTGGTGAACAAATGAAAGAGTCGGTTGACACTGTGTTTGATGCAATTGACTATTTAAAAACATCTCCAACTCAATACTTAAGCGCTGGAGATAAAGCAAAATTTAATGGTGTTGAAGAAATGATTGACTTTGCGGTCATCGAGGTTGATTTTGAAAAGTTAGTTAAATATAATTCTGGCTCATGGAGCAATTCTCAAACACCTGCATTCCCAACAAATGCTGAGGAATTAGCGAAACTTGTAACAAATGATTATTATCATAGAGATGACAAAGATAAAGTTAAATTTTTAGCGAAATCATATTTAAATAACTATCAAGCAATAGATCTAAAACTAAAAGGTTCACAACCAGAAAATATTGATCAATTATTCGCTGTTGGATACCCTTCTTCAAAAGATGATTATTTCCTAAAAAAATACACTGATGATGATCAAATTTCCCAAAAAGAATTATGACAGAGTCTTTGAGTTAACTCTGATTATCGTTTCTATGAAGCAGATCCTGTTCAAGAAGGCGGTAAACCGCCATTCCCTGAAAGTAGATTAAAAAATGGTAATTCCTTATCATACCAAATTGGTTTACGTTCATTCACTGATAAACCGGGAATTAACGATGCTTTTATAGTTGCACCAATTAGAGGACGGGAATTATACGAAACTTATAAAGATGATGAATCATCAAATAATAAAAAGACACTCGCAAAATACTTTAACACAGGGCTACAATACATGTTAAGACACTATACTCCTATTGGTGGATCTAGTGGGTCAAGTGTTAGAAACCAAAAAAACGAAGTAATTGGTGTTCATAGTACAATTTTTCAAAGAGCGGGTGTCGACTTTGTCGCTGCATTGCGTTCGGAAGGATATAACTACCAAGGTGCATTCGGGGCATACAACCTACCTCAATATGACCTAATTTATGGTGGTGGCAAAGATCAAAAAAATTCATACCTAGATTCATTGATTAAAAAATATAAAGATAAGGATATAAAAACTTGACTATTTAAAAATGGAGCAAGCAAGGATAATGTTCCAGTTGAATTCAAATTCAATAATAGTGGTTCAAACAGGAGTTAAATATGACTAATATTGAATTTGAAAATAAAAAAATATATGATGATTATCAAACATTAGTAAATAAACAAAAAAGAAATTGAATTTCAAGAGTTTACCAAATTATTGCTGCTATATGAATTTTTATAGCCGGAATAGTATTACTGCTTTTAGCTGATAAAGTAATATTATTATCTGAAAAAGTAAATATAGCAATATTCTTTAACTTTACAACTGAAAGATTCAAAGAAGTAAACTTTGTCTTAATGCTAAGAATTGCAATTTTATCATTTCTATTTATCTATCCAATAAGCAAAATATTTGCTGACTTATTCATAAATAAAGAAAAAGTCGAATTCTATTTACCTTGATTTATATGGTATTTGCTATCATCAATAACTGCTTTTGTTTTGTTTATGTCATTTAGAAGCATAGATGGAAAACAAGTTATTAATTTACTTTATGCCTTTATTCCATTATATGTTTTCGATTTAACTTATGCAATCTTTGCTTATTATATTAAGAGAAAATCAAACCCATTAACAATGGGTAGTGTGTCAAGTTTAATTATTACTCAAGTAGCAAGAGCATTGCTAGTAAGTGCTATATTGGCTTGTTTCTTTATTTGAACAAAAAGTTCAATAAAAGAAGCTCAATTATTTCTTCATTATAATCAATTTAGCGATTGATTTAGATCATTATTTAAAGTTAAAAAAGCATCTAATTTAGCAATTATTATTGCACTATTTATAGGTTCATCTCTACTCTTATTCTTTTCATTTTGAGATAAAATCATTTTAATTGCTAACAACAATTTAAAAGGTGAATATCTAAAAAATAAACTATCTTTCACATTAATTTTATTGGCATCAATCGCCTTTTGAATATTACGTGTCTTCTTTATTAAAGTTAAACAATCAAGTTATTTTGATGAAAAAGTACATTTTTCACCAAATTATCTATATTTATTATTTACAATAGTTCCGATCCTAGCACTAACTTTATTTTTAGTAATCAATTTAGTTAGAATTTTTAAAACAAAAAATACATTAACTAACTCAATAATTTTTGGTTCACTATTGTCATTAATTTGAATTTCATTCATGATTCTAAGTTTTAATAACAATGATAATGGTATTAATTTAGTTGTATTATTTATCACTGTATTAGCAAGTATTTCAATGATGGGATTATATTTAAAAAACAATTCCACAATTCACAAATTTTCACTAAAAATCTTAAATCTAAATATCTTGGTCTCAATTATCATAATGTCAATATTAGGTTTTGAAAGATTAATGCAAGCTCAAAATAATTATGCATTCAGCTACTTAAATTCAGATCTGAATTTAGTACAAATATTTGCTGTTGTTCAATCCTCATTAACACTAGCGATCTTAATTGGGGCAGCAATAAAATTAATATTTGTGCTATATAAACTTCATAAAACAAGAAAAACAAAAAGGGGTGTAGAAAATGAATAAAGCAATATCAAAAAAAGAACTAAAACAATTGAAATTAACCAATGAATTGCAAATTTTCAATTTGAATTCTCAATATGAAAATGTAAAGTCTAACCCAAAATTTGTCTCATTTAATCAATTGAGTTCATCTGTTTTACTTGCATTAGGCTTAGGTTTTAATTCCGAAGCTTACAAAACTTTTATTGAGTTAGTTAATCAAGCAGTTACGCAAAAACACAATTTGGTTTTTAACAACTTTATTATCTCTTATGCAATTGATCCCAAATTTAGTTTACAAACTATTTCACCAGTATTAGTTACTCAAGAACCCACTACATCTGAATCATTAAATTTACGTATTAGTAGCACAAGTTCACAATTGAGTAGTTTTCTACAACGTTTTAACTATGAACTATCCAAATTAATTGAAATGGGTTCATACGTTGAAGTAATCCCTTCAATTGTTGTTTATATTTCACCTGAAACAAAAACTTATAAGCTATTTTTTAACCATGAAATGTTAGCAAGAATCGAGAAATAAAATGCATTTCAAAAAAATTGAAGAAAAGAAAAAAAGCTTAGATAACATTCATTTACGTGTCAATAATGAAAAAAATATTCTGCTGATTGAAATTATGAAATTAAGTAAAAAATTGCAGTTTTATGTAAAAAACGCTTTAAGCAATAAACATTTAATTTCACAGTTAAAAACAGAATACAGCGTTAAAAATAAATTTATTCAGAACAGAAATATATTAAATAATTCATTTTCTAAAAAAATTAAATCCTTATTCGTTAAACCAAAACAGCTTTGGATATATTTAACAGAGGAGCAAAAACACTCAACAGATTCGTACACTCGTTATGAACAAATGATTTTAAAAAACATAAAGAAAAATGAGTCAGAATTTGTCTTAATTGGTGATAGAGCAATCGAGTTTGGAAAAAACAACAAACTTCAAATTATTCGTCAATACACTAGCGAACAACGTAATCAAAACCTTGAAAACGAATTAGCATTTTTAGTTAAATATCTATATGCCGATGGTAATTATGAAAGTGTGCGTTTTGTTATAAGTTCAAACAAGAACTTTAAAGACGCATTCACGATATTGCCACTTGAAAAGTTTGATGTTTACAAGTTTACAAACACAAATGAATTAATTGAAAATATCAATGTAAAAGATTATTTAATTTTTCCTGACTTACAAACTTTTATTGATAGTGAAATTAATATGTTTTTAACTAATTCAATTCATGCATTAATGATAGAGTCATACTTTTACAATGCCAAAAACAAATTGATCACTACTAATCAAATAATCAAGCAACTAGATGAAGATATATTAAAGTTATCTAAGAAAATAATTAAATTTAAGCGCGAAAAAGAAATTGAAGATATAGTAATGTTTTTTAGAAAAAATAAAAAAACAAGCGAGGATGCATAATGAATAAAAATGGAATTTACATTGAAATAAACTCAATAGCTACAACTCCATTAATCTTCAAGAACGCTAATCTATACTTCAATATAGAAGAATCAGACAGTTGAAAATTGATTAAATCAAAATCATTGGCAAGTTATGAAAAAACGGTGTTAAAAATTGAAAATTTAAACACTGCAAAAACATATTATATTTTACTAAAAAACTCAAATATGAGTTTTGACGGTAAAAAAGCTACATTCAATACATTCTCTAAAATTAAGCTTTTCATTAAAGCTGATAAATCAACAACAAAAAATAAATATAAGTCAGAATTAAAACAAATAAACCAAGAAATTTCTCACTTAAATGCTTTGCAAAATATTGGATTAAAATTAAGTGAAGTCGCTCTTCTTAACAACTTAAAAAATGAAGAATATGAGTTGAAAATGAAAAGCAATCTTTCTTTAATTGAGTATGAAGGAGAATTCAATGAGTAAAAATAAGCTTATTTATTCGCTAGGATTCGTCACTTCAGCTACCGCACCATTGATGGTTATTAGTGCCCAATTAGACGACAAAGCCAAACCGCAATCAGAAACTGCAAATAAAGATAAAAAACCAGAAGAAAAACCTAAAACAAATGACCCAAATTTTTCAACTTTTAAAGAAAAAAATGACAAAAAAATTTCTGAGGCAATTGATAAATCAATTGGATTAATGATCAGTTATTTTAAAGATCAAATCCAAAAAAACAAAGCAGATACAGAAACAGATTACCAAACAAGACTTTCAAAACAAATTTACCTTGAAAAACTTGTTGATTTTTACGAATCCAATAAAAAAGAAATCAAAAAAGATCCCGATAAATTCGGAATGTATATTACTTTTCCATATGTTCTTGCTCGAGAAAAAAAATACATAAATGGTACCGTAGAGTTTAACAACAAGCAATACGAAAACATTATTTATGGTAAGGGCAATGATGAGAAAACAAAATATGATAGAGCTATTGATTCTTCCAAAATAAAGAAGATAACCGAAGAGTTAAACATAGTCGATGAAAAACGCTTTCAAAGTGCTATTGAAAAATATACAAGTTCAATGCTTGAAGAAATTAAATCAATTGCCCTTGATGAATCAGATATTTTAAAAATTGGTAAAGACTATGATTTTGTCTATAAAAAAGGCAAGATAAACGATAAAGACGAGCGTGTATTTACTATTGAAACCCCTAAAGGCTTTAATTCGTGAGATGAATACATTATTAGTAAATTTAAAACTCGTTTTATTGAATTTGATTTAAGACAAAACCAAGAATTTATAGTTGAAGAGCCAACTCCAACCCAGCCTAAAGATATTCCTTATATTCCACCTTTAATTCCAAATAAACCAGTCGAACAGCCACCTGTTGAAATTAACCTTGAATCATTGCCTATTCTAACTCCTTTAATTCGTGCTGAATATTCAACGAATTCAATTGAAAATCTAAACATTTTAGCAAATCAAAAAACAGCAGATGTATTCTTTTTCAATAACCCTATCAACACAAAATACCAATACGAAGTTCAGGAACTGACTGCAACATCAGCTAAGGTAGCAATCTACGATAAAGAAAAACCAAATCTTAAACGTACTTATACAACGGATTTTAATTTAGAATCAAATCAAGACCCATACAAACAAGAAGTTTTATATCAACAAATAAAAGCAATAAATGATATAGCTCTCAAATTCTATGGATCTCTTGGCTTAGATGAACATCTAAAATATGAAAAATTAGCAAACCAAACTTTAATCAATACTGTTTTTGGTCTTGTTGATCAATTTACAAAGACAATTTACTCATTGAATTATGTAATTTATCAGAACGAAAACATAATCAAACTTAGTGAGGCATACAGAAATGGCAAAATTTCTATTGGTGATGCATACAATAATTCTGCCAACACCTTTTTAACAGCCATAGCAGCTTCAAAATTCAATGGAGTT
The genomic region above belongs to Mycoplasmopsis bovigenitalium and contains:
- the mip gene encoding Ig-specific serine endopeptidase MIP, translating into MKKRKLTLFLTSSLTALSTLFFAAACASKSDPGRKEINKNNNPSGGNKGDGSNDKQLNEFKSKSFEQAFNLKIIDELTKKPKDKSDVTADTIKNKYREIVQIQVKPEFAKIFEANVENVYGENDRNATGKIKFIISITNKTNNKAIYKTYEVGGFKTTEMGILDNGQLPSRTEKQITSSDLDKYINLNQQQRYDQDNKAYDELVKRSWENKSINEIRPDLNYSQSAANKFNELAKKVNIPTYESAAYKGYTLPKLKENGEFDGLTLYPWDKYAATPNFMSDIDYLGGRDRYKSTGLARMLPNEMYKKIALETFSVEFNWKDEFTKEIGEIDADIKNINEWKASKNKPKFDEYIQQFVDKKLEEIKELNAEKERMVHRAHNLDKQATGEKYDRQIAEVQKKIDELKALDYDKALEILNKEKNNYEIERKKPWNERKKSRRSFGTMWIMDYVLPENGKYPTKWYFGTNSHVAKLMKEPSLNAMSLTFINNKNVGIMSKFRITGMDNNFTRFSWAGEQMKESVDTVFDAIDYLKTSPTQYLSAGDKAKFNGVEEMIDFAVIEVDFEKLVKYNSGSWSNSQTPAFPTNAEELAKLVTNDYYHRDDKDKVKFLAKSYLNNYQAIDLKLKGSQPENIDQLFAVGYPSSKDDYFLKKYTDDDQISQKELWQSLWVNSDYRFYEADPVQEGGKPPFPESRLKNGNSLSYQIGLRSFTDKPGINDAFIVAPIRGRELYETYKDDESSNNKKTLAKYFNTGLQYMLRHYTPIGGSSGSSVRNQKNEVIGVHSTIFQRAGVDFVAALRSEGYNYQGAFGAYNLPQYDLIYGGGKDQKNSYLDSLIKKYKDKDIKTWLFKNGASKDNVPVEFKFNNSGSNRS
- a CDS encoding MSC_0624 family F1-like ATPase-associated membrane protein gives rise to the protein MTNIEFENKKIYDDYQTLVNKQKRNWISRVYQIIAAIWIFIAGIVLLLLADKVILLSEKVNIAIFFNFTTERFKEVNFVLMLRIAILSFLFIYPISKIFADLFINKEKVEFYLPWFIWYLLSSITAFVLFMSFRSIDGKQVINLLYAFIPLYVFDLTYAIFAYYIKRKSNPLTMGSVSSLIITQVARALLVSAILACFFIWTKSSIKEAQLFLHYNQFSDWFRSLFKVKKASNLAIIIALFIGSSLLLFFSFWDKIILIANNNLKGEYLKNKLSFTLILLASIAFWILRVFFIKVKQSSYFDEKVHFSPNYLYLLFTIVPILALTLFLVINLVRIFKTKNTLTNSIIFGSLLSLIWISFMILSFNNNDNGINLVVLFITVLASISMMGLYLKNNSTIHKFSLKILNLNILVSIIIMSILGFERLMQAQNNYAFSYLNSDLNLVQIFAVVQSSLTLAILIGAAIKLIFVLYKLHKTRKTKRGVENE
- a CDS encoding MSC_0623 family F1-like ATPase-associated protein, whose amino-acid sequence is MNKAISKKELKQLKLTNELQIFNLNSQYENVKSNPKFVSFNQLSSSVLLALGLGFNSEAYKTFIELVNQAVTQKHNLVFNNFIISYAIDPKFSLQTISPVLVTQEPTTSESLNLRISSTSSQLSSFLQRFNYELSKLIEMGSYVEVIPSIVVYISPETKTYKLFFNHEMLARIEK
- a CDS encoding MSC_0622 family F1-like ATPase gamma subunit, which encodes MHFKKIEEKKKSLDNIHLRVNNEKNILLIEIMKLSKKLQFYVKNALSNKHLISQLKTEYSVKNKFIQNRNILNNSFSKKIKSLFVKPKQLWIYLTEEQKHSTDSYTRYEQMILKNIKKNESEFVLIGDRAIEFGKNNKLQIIRQYTSEQRNQNLENELAFLVKYLYADGNYESVRFVISSNKNFKDAFTILPLEKFDVYKFTNTNELIENINVKDYLIFPDLQTFIDSEINMFLTNSIHALMIESYFYNAKNKLITTNQIIKQLDEDILKLSKKIIKFKREKEIEDIVMFFRKNKKTSEDA
- a CDS encoding MSC_0621 family F1-like ATPase epsilon subunit — protein: MNKNGIYIEINSIATTPLIFKNANLYFNIEESDSWKLIKSKSLASYEKTVLKIENLNTAKTYYILLKNSNMSFDGKKATFNTFSKIKLFIKADKSTTKNKYKSELKQINQEISHLNALQNIGLKLSEVALLNNLKNEEYELKMKSNLSLIEYEGEFNE
- a CDS encoding MSC_0620 family F1-like ATPase-associated subunit gives rise to the protein MSKNKLIYSLGFVTSATAPLMVISAQLDDKAKPQSETANKDKKPEEKPKTNDPNFSTFKEKNDKKISEAIDKSIGLMISYFKDQIQKNKADTETDYQTRLSKQIYLEKLVDFYESNKKEIKKDPDKFGMYITFPYVLAREKKYINGTVEFNNKQYENIIYGKGNDEKTKYDRAIDSSKIKKITEELNIVDEKRFQSAIEKYTSSMLEEIKSIALDESDILKIGKDYDFVYKKGKINDKDERVFTIETPKGFNSWDEYIISKFKTRFIEFDLRQNQEFIVEEPTPTQPKDIPYIPPLIPNKPVEQPPVEINLESLPILTPLIRAEYSTNSIENLNILANQKTADVFFFNNPINTKYQYEVQELTATSAKVAIYDKEKPNLKRTYTTDFNLESNQDPYKQEVLYQQIKAINDIALKFYGSLGLDEHLKYEKLANQTLINTVFGLVDQFTKTIYSLNYVIYQNENIIKLSEAYRNGKISIGDAYNNSANTFLTAIAASKFNGVSSWSAVPNAYDLLIETYKVDVLRHNKDIIFKNIEFMNSHANKFNVDQYNSNTIEKFVDTVNKQIHKLKAIAIVNNYTINEWFNGYISQITKIKENFLTLRTLAQNKEVSDDKSASEFAQAYKKAQEEINQQNKSVHKVQEIFGISIAVIGSLLILLTIILALVNIKKSKKYKLKTLYAVLTSLSLSLIIIGSILIFI